A stretch of Prunus dulcis chromosome 6, ALMONDv2, whole genome shotgun sequence DNA encodes these proteins:
- the LOC117630936 gene encoding pyrrolidone-carboxylate peptidase, protein MGSEGPSTVTIHVTGFKKFHGVSENPTETIVSNLKEYVKKKGSPKGLVLGSCSILETAGQGAVVPLYQTLRSAISEQDSSNSSRIIWVHFGVNSGATRFAIEHQAVNEATFRCPDEMGWKPQKVPIIPSDGGISHIRETSLPVEDITKALAKKGFEVMTSDDAGRFVCNYVYYHSLRFAEQNGIKSLFVHVPLFLTIDEDTQMQFAASLLEVLTSLN, encoded by the exons ATGGGGTCTGAAGGGCCTTCAACAGTAACAATTCATGTGACTGGTTTTAAGAAATTCCATGGAGTTTCAGAGAATCCAACTGAGACTATTGTCAGTAATCTCAAAGAGTatgtgaagaagaagggtTCACCAAAGGGTCTGGTTCTTGGAAGTTGCAGCATTCTTGAGACTGCAGGACAAGGAGCAGTTGTTCCCCTATACCAGACATTGCGATCTGCTATCAGCGAGCAGGATTCTTCAAATTCCAGTAGAATTATTTGG GTACACTTTGGTGTTAATAGTGGTGCAACAAGGTTTGCTATTGAGCATCAAGCTGTCAATGAAGCTACTTTTCGTTGCCCTGATGAGATGGGATGGAAGCCTCAG AAAGTCCCCATTATTCCTTCAGATGGTGGAATTTCACATATACGAGAG ACTTCTCTTCCTGTTGAGGACATAACAAAGGCCTTGGCAAAGAAGGGTTTCGAGGTGATGACCTCAGACGATGCAGGCCGCTTTGTATGCAACTATGTCTACTACCATTCCCTTCGGTTTGCAGAGCAAAACGGGATCAAATCGCTCTTTGTTCATGTGCCTCTGTTCTTGACCATAGATGAGGACACACAAATGCAATTTGCTGCTTCCTTGTTAGAGGTGCTCACTTCATTAAATTAG